The genomic segment CAGGACCGCCGCATCGTCCACGCCGGCCGACAGGAAGGCGTAGAGGGCGTGGGCGCGGTGGTGCAGCACGGGAACGAGCCGGGCGAGCGGGAACCGCCGATTAAGGTCCTGCATGCGTGCCTGGCACCGGCGGCGCACAGTCAGGAAGCTGCGTGAGCGAGGAACCGCTCGGCTGCGGGTCGCGGCTCGTACCAAATGCCGCGGAAGCTGGCCGAGCGCCGGCAGGTACCGGCGGCCGTCGAAGTTGTACGCCACCGCCGTGACGTCGTTCGCGGTCAGACCGGCTTCGTTGAGGAGCCAGGCGACGGCGTTCGCGGGGTAGGCCTTGCTGTGTTTGACGCCGTCGAGGCGTTCCTCTTCGGCGAAGCCGATCAGGTGGCCGTTGACCAGGAGCGCCGCCGCCGAGTCGTGGGTGTAGGCGCAGAGTCCGAGCACCACGTCGGCGGCTCGTCCGGCCCGCTTCGCGATCATGAACGGCCACCGGGTGTGGTGGGGTCGAGGTGGCCGTACCAGCTCGACAGGGCGGCACCGAGCGGATCTGGGGTGTCGGCGGCGAGCTTGCGTGCCTGATCGCGCTCACCGGATTTCCAGGAGCGGTAACTGGCGAGGGTCCGCCCGAACGCATCCCAGGTCGAACCGTCGCCAGGGCCGGTGTCGCCGTTGATTACCCGTTGGAGGAGGGCGTCAAGGTCTGGCCAGGGCACGGCGATCGGATCCAGCTCCGCAGCGCCCGGCATGCCGTGCAGGGAGGCGGCTGCTGCCTTCGCGTTCTCGGCGTATAGGTGCAGGGAGTCGACGTGGTGGTGGTACTCGCCCAGTTCGACGCCGAGCCAACCGGCCATCAGCTCCTGGAGCAGGGTGGTGGTGAAGATGTCATAGGGGAAGCCGAGCCACAGGTCCTGGCTGCGCATGCTGGTGTGCATGACCAGTCGGTTGTCCCGGATGAAGAACCGGTAGCCGAGGGTGCACGGCACGTCGCGGTAGCCGCGATGGTCCCGGGACGGGTCGTAGAGCTGGATCACCGCTCGCCGCGACTCCCGGTCCTCGTACAGCTGCCGCCGTACCGCGTCGAGCTGGTCGATCCGGCGGTCCCACCGGCGCAGCCGTGGCCCGTAGGCGCCGCGCAGCACTCCGTCGTCGGCGTACACGCGCAGCCTGTCGTTGTAGTCGAAGATCCATGGGGCGTCGGATCCGGAGAGGATCCAGAGGGCCTCCGCCACCGCGAAGGCGGGATTGATCATCCGGATGGGAGGCACGTCGACGAACCGTTGCCGTGGGTTGGTGAGGCACAGGTGCGCCCCCACGACCTCGGTCGTAGCGAGGTCCCGGGGACGGGCGGTCCGGCCGTTGAGCAGTACGGACTGGCAGGCGGCGGTGAACAGCTCGCTCGCCGAACCGGCGGTTAACACGATCATGAGCTGGTTCCTTTGCGGAGGTCAGGAGGTGAAGGCCGCGAGTCGTTCGCTGGGGAGGTTGACCAGCCAGGCGGCCTGGCGGGCGAGGCCCTCGCGGAGACCGACGGTGGGCCAGTAGCCGAGCAGCCGACCGGCGCGGGTGAGGTCGGCCGCGGTCGCGGGTACGTCGCCCGGTTGGGCGGCCACGACCTTCACGGGCACCTGGCGGCCGGTGACCTTGGCCGCCTCGTCGATCACCGCGAGCATTGAGACGCTCGCGCCGCCGCCGACGTTGACCAGCGCAGCCTGGGTGTCGAGGTGGGCGGCGGCGACGGTGGCGGAGATGACATCGGTGACGTAGGTAAACTCGCGACGCTGGCTCCCGTCGCCGAACAGGGTGATCGGGAAGCCGGTGTAGGCGGCGAACAGGACCCTGCCGATCGCCATGTCCGGTCGCTGCCGTGGCCCGTACACGGTGAAGTAGCGCAAGGCGACGACGCTGAGCGGGCTGCCGGCTCGCCGCGCATAGGCGAGACACAGTTGCTCAGCGGCGAGCTTGCTCACCCCATACGGGGAGACCGGGCAGGTCGGGTCGTCCTCACGGCTGGGCCGGTCAGCCGGCCCGTAGACGCTCGACGACGAGGCGACGACCAGCCGGCGTACGCCCTGACGGGTGCAGGCATCGAGCAGCCGGTGGGTGCCGAGCACGTTCGCCTGGGTGTAGTCGAGGAACTCGCGACCCCACGATCGCCGCACGCCAGGCCGAGCGGCGAGGTGGAAGACGGTGTCGCAGCCAGCCACCGCCTCGTCGAACTGGTCGGCGGCGAGGTCCAGGCAGTACGGCGTGAACAGCGGACTGGCGATCGCCCTCGAGAGGTTCTCGTCCGCGAGGGCGTGCTCGCCGAGCCGACGACGGTCCAGGCCGACGATCCTGACCCCTCTGGCCAAGAGCGCGTCCACCAGATGCGAGCCAATGAATCCGGCCGCGCCCGTCACCAGCACCTGGGCCATCATCGGCGTTCGTCAGTTCGCGGCGGCTGCCGGAGCAAGCGCTGCCACACGAAGGTGAGCAGGGGAGGCTCGACTGGAAGGACACGTGCCCGCCCGGTCGCGGCCGGCACCCGACTCAACGTCGCCGGACGTGAAGCGCCGGGAACGCGCGCGGCCAGGAACCGCTGGTCCTCGAACCGTTCGTTCCGCAGGTACGTTGCCACAGGTCCTCCAAGGTCATCGAGTGATGGGCGCAGCGGCGGCCAGCACGTCATGCGAGCTCGCTCCAGCCGACATCGATGTCCACCGCCGCGCCCGAGACCCGGCAGCCCGGTCGTCACGGCGCGGACCGTCGCATCTCTCGATAGACAGGTTGGTCGCCGCCGGACGCCAGGTTGAAGCCCTCGCGTGTCAGCCGGCGTCGGCAGACGTGTCACCGCAGGGCGAATGCGGGCAGCTGACACCTCGATAGGGTTCGGGCATGAGTACCGAGGCTCGACGGGCAAGTGAGTGGACCATCCACGGCGAACGGGTGGTCGACGACACCAGACGCGCGGTCCTCAGCATCGCCAACGTCGAGCTGCCCAATAGCGTCCGGTTCGAGCAGTACGTACTCCGGGTACCGCCCGCCGCCATGGTCGTCGTTCTCGACGACGATGACCGCGTCCTGATGATGTGGCGTCACCGGTTCGTGATCGGCCGGTGGGTCTGGGAACTCCCCGGCGGCTACCTCGACCCGGACGAGGATCCGGCTGCGTGTGCGGCCCGAGAGGTCGAGGAGGAGACCGGCTGGCGACCGCGAACGATGGAGCCGATCCTCGGGTTTCAGCCGATGGTCGGCACCATCGACCAGCAGAACCTGGTCTTCCTGTCCCGGGGTGCGGACTCCACCGGCGCAGCTCCCGACGTCAACGAGACCGAGCGGCTCGGGTGGATCCCGTTGACCGAGGTGGAGCAGCACATTCAGACGGGGGAGATCGTCGGCGCGGGGTCCGTCGCCGGCCTGCTCGCGGTCCTGCTTGCCAAGGCGAACGGGCGTCTCTGATCAGGCAGCCTGAAGCACCGGGCGCGCCCGTTCAGAGAACTCCCGCACCGCAGGTAGCCCGACGTGCGGTGCAAGCCGAGCCGCGAGGGCCGCGAGATAGTCACGCGACCGGACCGATCCCAGTCCCTCGGCCGCCTCGACGGCCTGCACTCCCACCGAACTGGCCTGCTCGAACTCCCCGGACTGGGCATGGGCGACAGCCAACAGGGCGAGGTTGAACTGCCGGCCCCGAGCGAATCTGCGGCCGTCCATCTGAAGCGACCGCGACGCGAACCGCACGGCAAGTTCACCCCGGCCCAGCGCGGAGAAGCAGTGCCCGAACTTCGCCGCCAGATACGACTCGTCGAAGTAGCCGATCCATTGCGGCGCGCTGGTGCGGTCAGCGCGGTCGAAAGCGCGTTCGGCCCGGTCAAGCGCGTCCGCGCAGGCTGCCTCGTCACCCCCGACGGCATGGCCCTGCGCCTCCAGGACGGCGGACTCGGCCTGGATGGCACCCACCCCGGCCTCGGCAGCGGTGCGCCCCGCCGCACGAGCCAGGTCGACTGCTTCCACCGAGGCGCCCAGGTAGGCCGCCTGATGGCTCATCGCCGCGAGGATCTCCGCACCCAACGGCTGGTCGCCGGCTGCCGCGGCCAGCCGGAGTGCCTGGACCAGGTACCGCTGCGCCAGGCCATGCATGCCGACGTCGTACGACGCCCAACCGGCGAGCTGGGTAGCCTCCGCTGCGGCGGAGAAGAGGGCAGTACCGGTGCGGGCGTCGTACCGGCCCTGCAGCATCGGGGCGACGTCGGTGTTGAGGAAACGGACCAGCCCGTCACGAACGTGCGCACCGCCGTACTGGTTGTCCAGTATCCGGTAGACATTCGTGATCTGTCGTACCGTCTCGACGTCCGGTGCGCCCACGAGACGATCGCCGTCCATGGCCGGTCGCTCGTCGAGCCGGGTGGTCAACCAGCGCAGCGCCGGAGTGAGAAACAGCGTCGCGTTGAAACCCGTGCCGACCAGCAGATCTCGCCGTTGCATGTCTTCCCGCCAGAGCGTCGTCGCGGCCACCACGCCATGTCGCCAGTCCGAGGCGAACTCTAGCCCCGCACCCGGCACACCGACCGGCTCCGCAGACGGTGCGAGCTGTCCGCCGCTGTCGGCTGACACCGTCCGGACAAGGGCCGACAGTTGACCACCAGCGTCCAGCGCGGCGTCGAGCAGCGTCACCACGGACAGGCTTGGCCGCTTGCCGCCGGCCTCCAGGTCCCATAGATACCCGTGTGAACAATGGACTCGCTGCCCGAGCCGTCGAAGCGAAAGCCCTCGCTGCTCACGTAGCTCCTTCAGGCGTTGCCCGAAGGTTGGGTCGACGGCGACGATCTGTCGCGGCATGACACGCTCCTCATCGGAGGTCGTGATAGTCCGGCTGCCGACCGTTTGGTGGCGACAACGTGGCTCGACCGTACCCGCTGTAGGGCGACGGCGCGATCACGAAACGTATCGGGTGCCGCTCGGGTCGAGGATGTCCGATGAAAGCGCTTCGCATGTGAGTTGCCGGCCATCGGCGACATGCTCACCCGCGCCGGCGAGCTGCGGTACGCCAACCAGCTACAGCCGTGCGCCTCTGGCCGTCTCACCTTCTGAGATAGAAGCCCATACGCGCCAAGATTCTTTTGACCTGTTCAGGTGGGAAGTCCGTCCGGGCTGGTATCGATGCGAGTCGGCCAGTCCGGACGCGTCCTGCTGCGTCCAAGAGCGCCACGAACGGGCGCCGATGCAGGTGGTTGACAGGGTGCTGTTGTTGGAGGCGTACTGGGACCTATGCGACCGCTCGGCGGTCTGCCTTCCGGGTTGCCCGGTCAGTCTGGTGGCGCTTCTTCGGGAGCGTCGCCGATCGTTCCGGGCTCTGGAGTCGGGTAGGCCGTCGATGGTAACGAGCGACAGGGGGAACGTGATGAAGGATTCCTACCCGGCTGGGTGAGCCGCCGGTGTGATGCCGCGCCGTCGTCGGCTGAGTCCGTCGGCGTCCCCCTGTCCCCTCAGTCGCGCTCGACCGGGGATTGCCCCGAATGCCGGTCGCGTACCGGATCGGTCTCCTCGTCGTTGTAGTTCTTCTGCGCGTCCGCGCTGGTCACCGTCTTCGGCGGTTGGCTCTGCACGATGACGTGGCTGCATGGTCGTCCCGGCTTCGCGACGGCTCGTTCGTTGACAACTCCACAGTGACGTCTGCACTGCCCCCACCCCCGCCCTCGCCGGAGGGCATCCCGCTGCTGCCACTGCCCCTCGGGCGCCGCCTGGCTCCCGAGGGGGGTCAGTGGCTTTCATCCGACGCCGGACCGCTGACGTCGGCGACTTACTCGACAAGGAGTTCCGTTGTTCTCCAAGCTTTCGCCCGCTGCCATGGCCGGTGGCGGTGACAGTTTCCGGCTTGACCCCCGTTCCGGGGTCAGGCTTGCCGTCCGGGTTGAGGTCGGTCTTCGGCCGGACCCCCGGACGGACCCCTGGTTCGTTCTCACACCGCAGGTCGCCCGGTCTGTCAGTAGTGGCTGGTTGTCCTGCGACAGACCCGTCCTGGTCTCTGGTCTCTCCCCCTGGGGAGGCCGTATGCGTATCGGAGAGGAGGTGACGGTAGATGGATGATCCTGTTCTGCGGGTGCAGTCGCAGTTGACCGCCCGGGATCGGGTGTTGCTGGGTTGGCTCTACGACCACGGGGTGCTGACCTCGTTCCAGATCGCGCATGCCCTGTTCCCGTCCCTCGATTTCTGTCAGCGCCGGTTGCGGACGTTGTACCGGTTGCGGTTGGTGGGGCGGTTCCGGCCGCAGCGCGCCGACGGTGGCTCGTACCCGTATCACTACGTGATCGACCAGCTCGGTGCGGAGGTGGTGGCCGCTGGCCGCGATGAGCGGCCACCTCGTCGTGATCATGCCCGGGTGGAGCGGCGCCGGTGGACGTCGAGCCGCACCCTGGAGCACCGGCTCGGCGTGAACGGGTTCTTCACCGACCTCGCCGGCTACGCCCGCACCCACCCCGAGGCCCGACTGGGGGAGTGGTGGTCGGAGTCGGCGTGTCAACGCTCGGGGATGTTCACCCGGCCGGAGGATCCGGGTCTGGTGCGCGCGTATCAGCCCCGGGTACGCCCCGACGGCTACGGCCTGTGGACCGTCAG from the Solwaraspora sp. WMMD1047 genome contains:
- a CDS encoding thymidylate synthase; translation: MIVLTAGSASELFTAACQSVLLNGRTARPRDLATTEVVGAHLCLTNPRQRFVDVPPIRMINPAFAVAEALWILSGSDAPWIFDYNDRLRVYADDGVLRGAYGPRLRRWDRRIDQLDAVRRQLYEDRESRRAVIQLYDPSRDHRGYRDVPCTLGYRFFIRDNRLVMHTSMRSQDLWLGFPYDIFTTTLLQELMAGWLGVELGEYHHHVDSLHLYAENAKAAAASLHGMPGAAELDPIAVPWPDLDALLQRVINGDTGPGDGSTWDAFGRTLASYRSWKSGERDQARKLAADTPDPLGAALSSWYGHLDPTTPGGRS
- a CDS encoding NAD-dependent epimerase/dehydratase family protein, with protein sequence MMAQVLVTGAAGFIGSHLVDALLARGVRIVGLDRRRLGEHALADENLSRAIASPLFTPYCLDLAADQFDEAVAGCDTVFHLAARPGVRRSWGREFLDYTQANVLGTHRLLDACTRQGVRRLVVASSSSVYGPADRPSREDDPTCPVSPYGVSKLAAEQLCLAYARRAGSPLSVVALRYFTVYGPRQRPDMAIGRVLFAAYTGFPITLFGDGSQRREFTYVTDVISATVAAAHLDTQAALVNVGGGASVSMLAVIDEAAKVTGRQVPVKVVAAQPGDVPATAADLTRAGRLLGYWPTVGLREGLARQAAWLVNLPSERLAAFTS
- a CDS encoding NUDIX hydrolase yields the protein MSTEARRASEWTIHGERVVDDTRRAVLSIANVELPNSVRFEQYVLRVPPAAMVVVLDDDDRVLMMWRHRFVIGRWVWELPGGYLDPDEDPAACAAREVEEETGWRPRTMEPILGFQPMVGTIDQQNLVFLSRGADSTGAAPDVNETERLGWIPLTEVEQHIQTGEIVGAGSVAGLLAVLLAKANGRL
- a CDS encoding helix-turn-helix transcriptional regulator, which produces MPRQIVAVDPTFGQRLKELREQRGLSLRRLGQRVHCSHGYLWDLEAGGKRPSLSVVTLLDAALDAGGQLSALVRTVSADSGGQLAPSAEPVGVPGAGLEFASDWRHGVVAATTLWREDMQRRDLLVGTGFNATLFLTPALRWLTTRLDERPAMDGDRLVGAPDVETVRQITNVYRILDNQYGGAHVRDGLVRFLNTDVAPMLQGRYDARTGTALFSAAAEATQLAGWASYDVGMHGLAQRYLVQALRLAAAAGDQPLGAEILAAMSHQAAYLGASVEAVDLARAAGRTAAEAGVGAIQAESAVLEAQGHAVGGDEAACADALDRAERAFDRADRTSAPQWIGYFDESYLAAKFGHCFSALGRGELAVRFASRSLQMDGRRFARGRQFNLALLAVAHAQSGEFEQASSVGVQAVEAAEGLGSVRSRDYLAALAARLAPHVGLPAVREFSERARPVLQAA
- a CDS encoding replication-relaxation family protein; the protein is MDDPVLRVQSQLTARDRVLLGWLYDHGVLTSFQIAHALFPSLDFCQRRLRTLYRLRLVGRFRPQRADGGSYPYHYVIDQLGAEVVAAGRDERPPRRDHARVERRRWTSSRTLEHRLGVNGFFTDLAGYARTHPEARLGEWWSESACQRSGMFTRPEDPGLVRAYQPRVRPDGYGLWTVRGVEVPFLVEFDTGGEQLSVLTRKLVGYRELFVRLGRAWPVLFWLHSAARERNLRRLLAEMPPLVPVATGARDQATTASLCPAEAVWAVAGDDGQRRTLADLAVWVVDDRDLDGEVAA